In Thiospirochaeta perfilievii, a single window of DNA contains:
- a CDS encoding phosphomannose isomerase type II C-terminal cupin domain produces MGVGGTIFTNRKIVCVDVSDLLIIDTVDALLISKKGSSQRVKEVVNILEKDNSTLLDEPTTVKKPWGSYTVLQDLPSYKVKQLEITPGKRISLQYHHKREEHLVVVQGLAKIEIDGIIKTYSRNETAFIPTKARHRIENIGQLPLIIIETQIGSYFGEDDIIRIEDDWNR; encoded by the coding sequence ATGGGAGTTGGCGGCACAATTTTTACTAATCGTAAAATTGTCTGTGTAGATGTTTCTGACCTTCTTATTATTGATACAGTAGACGCCCTACTAATTTCTAAAAAGGGTAGCAGCCAAAGGGTTAAAGAGGTTGTTAATATACTGGAAAAGGATAACTCTACTCTATTAGACGAGCCTACTACAGTTAAAAAGCCATGGGGTAGTTACACTGTGTTACAGGACCTTCCATCCTATAAAGTAAAACAACTGGAGATAACACCAGGAAAAAGAATTAGTCTGCAATATCACCATAAAAGAGAGGAGCATTTAGTAGTTGTTCAAGGTCTGGCAAAAATTGAGATAGATGGCATTATTAAAACATATAGTAGAAATGAAACAGCCTTTATTCCAACTAAGGCTAGGCATAGGATAGAAAATATAGGGCAACTTCCATTAATAATTATAGAGACCCAGATAGGTAGCTATTTTGGTGAAGATGATATTATTAGAATAGAGGATGACTGGAATAGATAA
- a CDS encoding ATP-binding protein, translated as MKKLPIGIQTFKDIIDGNYYYVDKTPFIDKLMQGSKYYFLSRPRRFGKSLFLDTIESAFKCEKELFNGLFLYDNWDWNSPHPVIKISFGSGVSKSVVDLKRIFSYSLDQIEEYYSIDEVYTDLRDRFSNLIKKLSVKYNSQVIVLIDEYDKPILDSITNKELATELRDELKNYYSVIKDCDRFIKLCFITGVSKFSKATCTRLGFSGLNNLNDITIDSNYEDICGYTQSELDCVFKDRICDFDSTMVKSWYNGYSFTGNVDTPTVYNPFDILLLFDKKEFRNYWFETGTPRLLIDLIEKNDYFIPNIENIELSSNLIGDFDVDKINLETLLFQTGYLTIDKVNKLGNNILYALKYPNIEVKMSLTEYILDSLVQKNIPKTKNNIALYRAMQNGELDKLESVFHSFFASIPNDWYRKNSMGNYEGYYASIFYCYFTALGLDVVAEDVTNVGRIDLTVKIEDKIYIMEFKVVEIVTDGNPAIDQIKSRKYYEKYIGSCSDIYILGVEFSKTDRNITRYQWEKV; from the coding sequence ATGAAAAAGCTACCAATTGGAATACAGACATTTAAGGATATTATAGATGGAAATTATTACTATGTTGATAAAACTCCATTTATTGATAAGTTAATGCAGGGATCAAAGTACTATTTTTTATCTAGGCCAAGACGTTTTGGTAAGAGTCTGTTTTTAGATACAATTGAGTCAGCTTTTAAGTGTGAAAAAGAGTTGTTTAATGGGCTTTTTTTATATGATAACTGGGATTGGAATAGTCCTCACCCAGTAATTAAAATAAGCTTTGGTTCTGGTGTTTCCAAATCTGTTGTTGATCTTAAAAGAATATTTAGTTATAGTCTGGATCAAATTGAAGAGTATTACAGCATTGATGAAGTGTATACAGATTTAAGGGATAGATTTTCTAATCTAATTAAAAAGTTGTCTGTAAAATATAACTCCCAAGTTATTGTACTTATCGATGAATACGATAAACCGATATTAGATTCTATTACAAATAAGGAACTTGCAACAGAACTAAGGGACGAATTAAAAAACTACTACTCTGTAATTAAAGATTGTGACAGATTTATTAAACTCTGCTTTATAACAGGTGTAAGTAAATTCTCTAAAGCAACGTGCACACGTCTGGGATTTAGTGGGTTAAACAATTTAAATGATATTACCATAGATTCCAATTACGAAGATATTTGTGGTTATACCCAGAGTGAGTTAGATTGTGTTTTTAAAGATAGAATCTGCGATTTTGACTCTACTATGGTTAAGAGTTGGTACAACGGTTATAGCTTTACTGGCAACGTGGATACACCTACTGTATATAATCCCTTTGATATTTTATTACTATTTGATAAAAAAGAGTTTAGAAACTACTGGTTTGAAACAGGAACACCTAGACTTTTAATAGATTTAATAGAAAAAAATGATTATTTTATTCCAAATATTGAAAATATAGAGTTATCAAGTAATTTAATTGGGGATTTCGATGTTGATAAAATTAATCTTGAAACTTTACTTTTTCAAACTGGATACCTTACAATTGATAAAGTAAATAAATTAGGTAACAATATTTTATACGCTCTAAAGTATCCAAATATTGAAGTTAAAATGAGTTTAACAGAGTATATCTTGGACTCATTAGTTCAAAAAAATATACCAAAAACTAAAAATAATATCGCTCTATATAGAGCAATGCAAAATGGAGAATTAGATAAGCTTGAATCAGTTTTTCACTCATTTTTTGCTTCTATTCCAAACGATTGGTACAGAAAAAACAGTATGGGAAACTACGAGGGCTATTATGCATCAATATTCTATTGTTACTTTACAGCCCTAGGGTTAGATGTTGTAGCAGAAGATGTAACAAATGTAGGTAGGATAGATCTAACTGTAAAAATTGAAGATAAAATTTATATTATGGAGTTTAAAGTAGTTGAGATTGTAACAGATGGAAACCCGGCAATAGATCAGATAAAAAGCCGTAAATACTACGAAAAATATATAGGTTCTTGCAGTGATATTTATATCCTTGGTGTCGAGTTTAGTAAAACCGACAGGAATATAACCCGGTACCAGTGGGAGAAGGTCTAA
- a CDS encoding MraY family glycosyltransferase, translating to MNFLYLTLSILLPLVLNLIFTPIIIAVAHKKNLFDVTDHRKTHVGNIPRLGGIGIFLATVISAITMYILIKSSVSISFYIAISIIFISGIVDDVKPVRAYVKLLTQIAASLTLIVGGFTLSHIYIPFIGYNLDFGILKYPITFIWVIGVTNALNLLDGMDGQAGGVSVIASITIGIVALLLGQTNITVICFILAGSLIGFLNYNLPPAKIFMGDSGSLTIGFFLAAAPLLFQDTDVKGRVLLVGIAVLLIPIFDVFSAMIRRTKLKISFFHPDRGHIHHKFIDFTSLGTKQILLVIYSICILSGTLASLFIFNTNILTEIGLVLNLIIHLILFGFLHRRKKAGVIKR from the coding sequence ATGAACTTTCTATATTTAACTCTAAGTATTTTATTACCCCTAGTACTAAATTTAATTTTTACACCAATTATAATTGCAGTTGCCCACAAAAAGAACCTTTTTGATGTAACTGATCACAGGAAAACCCATGTGGGAAATATCCCCCGTTTAGGTGGTATAGGTATTTTTCTTGCAACTGTTATCTCCGCTATTACTATGTATATTTTAATAAAAAGTAGTGTTTCTATCTCCTTTTATATAGCAATATCTATAATTTTTATTAGTGGAATAGTAGATGATGTTAAACCAGTTAGGGCCTATGTAAAACTTCTAACCCAAATAGCTGCATCTTTAACCCTAATAGTTGGTGGTTTTACCCTTTCCCATATATATATACCTTTTATTGGGTATAATTTGGATTTTGGAATTTTAAAATATCCTATAACTTTTATATGGGTAATTGGTGTTACAAATGCACTAAATTTACTAGATGGAATGGATGGGCAAGCTGGTGGTGTTAGTGTAATTGCATCTATAACTATAGGAATAGTAGCCCTATTATTAGGACAAACTAATATAACAGTTATCTGCTTTATATTAGCCGGTAGCTTAATTGGTTTTTTAAACTACAACCTGCCTCCTGCTAAAATATTTATGGGGGATAGTGGATCACTTACAATTGGTTTCTTTTTAGCTGCAGCCCCTCTATTATTCCAGGATACAGATGTTAAAGGAAGGGTTCTACTTGTTGGTATAGCTGTATTATTAATCCCAATATTCGATGTATTCTCGGCTATGATTAGAAGAACTAAATTAAAAATATCATTTTTCCACCCTGATAGAGGGCATATTCACCATAAATTTATAGATTTTACAAGTTTAGGAACTAAACAGATACTTCTTGTTATCTACTCTATATGTATATTATCTGGAACACTAGCCTCCCTGTTTATCTTTAATACAAACATATTAACAGAGATTGGTTTAGTTCTAAACTTAATAATACATTTAATTCTCTTTGGTTTTTTACATAGAAGAAAAAAGGCTGGAGTTATTAAAAGATAA
- a CDS encoding nucleotidyltransferase domain-containing protein, with protein MRLTNSELDIIIKVLTKYFGEDSIITLFGSRVDDSSKGGDIDLLIEHNENEKEQLKLKLMAISEMQIKLGDRKIDLITHSNSDVNDTRAIFSEAKKTGIILWKK; from the coding sequence ATGAGATTAACAAATTCTGAATTAGATATTATTATCAAAGTTTTAACAAAATATTTTGGAGAAGATTCTATTATAACACTATTTGGTTCAAGGGTAGACGATAGTAGTAAAGGTGGAGATATAGACCTTCTAATTGAACATAATGAAAATGAAAAAGAGCAGTTAAAATTGAAACTTATGGCTATATCTGAAATGCAAATAAAACTTGGCGATAGAAAAATTGATTTAATTACACATAGTAATTCAGATGTTAATGATACTAGGGCTATATTTTCTGAGGCCAAAAAGACAGGGATAATTTTATGGAAAAAATAG
- a CDS encoding methyl-accepting chemotaxis protein, with product MSGEEDMEATVDSIQSISSSINSLFDMIGVINSVSEQINILSMNAAIEAAHAGDAGKGFAVVADEIRKLAEATSNNTKVMSDSINKIISEVRGAEDLSTKTGVTIKTIMGEIKDVSGSLTEIVLSLTEISQGTNQITTSLSGLVDISNQVKYSSENIDDSSVQIEEAFSKVTDLSLQNRNGIEEISHGLDDISTALNELSELGGVNSDNMIKMEKEVNRFKT from the coding sequence ATTTCCGGGGAAGAGGATATGGAAGCTACCGTAGACTCTATACAATCTATTTCTAGCTCTATAAACTCCCTGTTTGATATGATAGGTGTAATTAATAGTGTATCGGAACAGATAAATATACTATCTATGAATGCGGCAATAGAAGCAGCCCATGCCGGGGATGCAGGTAAGGGTTTTGCTGTAGTAGCAGACGAGATTAGAAAGTTAGCCGAGGCTACATCGAATAATACAAAGGTTATGTCCGACTCTATTAATAAAATAATTAGTGAGGTTCGGGGTGCCGAGGATCTATCAACTAAAACAGGTGTAACTATAAAAACTATAATGGGGGAGATTAAAGATGTATCTGGTAGTTTAACCGAGATTGTTTTATCTTTAACCGAGATATCCCAGGGGACAAACCAGATTACAACCTCCCTAAGTGGTTTAGTTGATATTTCTAACCAGGTAAAGTACTCATCGGAGAATATTGATGACTCCTCGGTACAAATTGAAGAGGCTTTTAGTAAGGTTACAGACCTATCCCTACAAAATAGAAATGGGATAGAGGAGATAAGCCACGGGTTAGATGATATATCTACTGCATTAAATGAGCTATCCGAATTAGGTGGTGTTAATTCGGATAATATGATTAAAATGGAAAAAGAGGTAAATAGGTTTAAAACATAG
- a CDS encoding RNA-binding domain-containing protein: MDLDSFNQIINQGENISVEFKSSEVRKESLAKEICSFSNTSGGVILLGVSDNGEIKGLNQNFNYEEWAMNIGRDHVVPSVTPIYSQIEINSLQVGILEIPKGSNKPYQTIGNKFLLRVGSTNRVATQAELMRLFQQSGMFHYDLLPVENTTINSLNSSYLSDYFTKYNIDYTDESDDERKKLLINTDVLAEDGSCTVAGLLLFGLKPQKYLYNASISIARFKGNLVGDELLDKQVIEGTLSNQIDISTSIIKNYIPVASRIEGNKRIDITDTYSERTIREVLVNAVVHRNYSISGSRIRIFIFDNRVECISPGRLPNTITTEKIRYGVSYAVNPVLVKFMENLRYIDKLGRGIPMVCSDANKIGKKVEFLEIGEDFKVVLWL, translated from the coding sequence ATGGATTTAGACTCGTTTAATCAGATTATTAACCAAGGTGAAAATATTTCAGTAGAGTTTAAAAGTTCTGAAGTAAGAAAAGAATCTCTTGCAAAAGAGATATGCTCTTTTTCTAATACGTCCGGAGGGGTTATACTTTTAGGTGTATCTGATAATGGTGAAATAAAAGGTCTTAATCAGAATTTTAATTATGAAGAGTGGGCTATGAATATTGGCCGAGACCATGTTGTTCCTAGTGTAACTCCTATATATTCTCAGATTGAAATTAATAGTTTACAAGTTGGTATTTTAGAAATTCCAAAGGGTTCGAATAAGCCTTATCAGACTATTGGTAATAAATTCTTATTAAGGGTCGGATCTACTAATAGGGTTGCAACTCAAGCTGAGCTTATGAGGTTGTTTCAGCAATCAGGAATGTTCCATTACGATTTATTACCTGTAGAAAATACAACAATTAATAGTTTAAACAGCTCTTATCTGTCCGATTATTTCACAAAGTATAATATTGATTACACAGATGAGTCAGATGATGAGAGAAAAAAATTACTTATTAATACCGATGTTTTAGCAGAAGATGGTAGTTGTACTGTTGCAGGGTTGTTACTTTTTGGTTTAAAACCCCAGAAATATCTTTATAATGCTTCAATTTCTATTGCAAGATTCAAGGGTAATTTAGTTGGCGATGAATTACTTGATAAACAGGTTATAGAAGGTACTCTCTCTAATCAGATAGATATATCTACATCGATTATAAAAAATTATATTCCTGTTGCAAGTAGAATTGAGGGAAATAAGAGGATCGATATAACTGATACTTATAGTGAAAGAACTATTCGGGAAGTTTTGGTTAATGCTGTTGTCCATAGAAATTATTCAATATCTGGCTCTAGAATACGTATTTTTATATTCGATAATAGGGTTGAATGTATAAGTCCAGGTAGACTACCTAACACCATTACTACAGAGAAAATAAGATATGGTGTATCCTATGCTGTTAATCCAGTACTTGTTAAGTTTATGGAAAACTTAAGGTATATAGATAAGCTAGGAAGAGGTATACCTATGGTCTGCTCCGATGCAAATAAAATTGGTAAAAAAGTAGAGTTTCTGGAAATTGGGGAAGATTTCAAAGTAGTTTTGTGGTTATAA
- the tnpB gene encoding IS66 family insertion sequence element accessory protein TnpB (TnpB, as the term is used for proteins encoded by IS66 family insertion elements, is considered an accessory protein, since TnpC, encoded by a neighboring gene, is a DDE family transposase.), with protein MFLDLTKISIFVRPGSTDMRSQINGLSVLAESEMKLDSGSGSLFLFCSKNRKNLKCIYWDKNGFAMWQKKLEKDKFPWPQTADDAEEITLEQLKLLLSGIDFWKAHKEIYFKEMN; from the coding sequence ATGTTTTTAGACCTAACTAAAATATCAATCTTCGTTCGCCCTGGATCAACAGATATGAGATCTCAGATTAATGGGTTATCAGTTTTAGCTGAAAGTGAAATGAAATTAGATTCTGGTTCTGGAAGTTTATTTTTGTTTTGTAGCAAAAACAGAAAAAACTTGAAATGTATATACTGGGATAAAAATGGTTTTGCAATGTGGCAAAAGAAACTCGAGAAAGATAAGTTCCCATGGCCACAAACGGCAGATGATGCAGAAGAGATAACTTTAGAACAATTAAAACTTCTATTGTCTGGTATAGATTTTTGGAAAGCCCATAAAGAAATATATTTTAAAGAGATGAATTAA
- a CDS encoding nucleotidyltransferase substrate binding protein, whose product MINDIRWIQRFDNFKRALKQLNSATQLYNTRELSDLEEQGLIQSFEYNHELAWNLLKDFLEYRGNLSIYGSRDATKEAFKYGLITNGEVWMSMIKSRNRTSHSYNKSTAKEIIKLIVGDYIKEYNQLNLKMTQLKDTEDNNE is encoded by the coding sequence ATGATAAATGATATTAGGTGGATTCAGAGATTCGATAACTTTAAAAGAGCACTTAAACAACTTAACAGTGCAACCCAATTATATAATACAAGGGAACTTTCGGACCTTGAGGAACAAGGTTTAATTCAATCTTTTGAATATAACCATGAACTTGCCTGGAATCTACTTAAAGATTTTCTTGAATACAGAGGAAATTTATCGATATACGGTTCAAGGGATGCTACTAAAGAGGCTTTTAAATACGGGTTAATAACAAATGGTGAAGTATGGATGAGTATGATAAAAAGTAGAAATAGAACTTCCCATTCTTATAATAAAAGTACAGCAAAAGAGATAATAAAACTGATTGTTGGTGATTACATTAAAGAGTATAACCAATTAAATTTAAAAATGACACAACTTAAAGATACAGAAGATAATAATGAATAA
- a CDS encoding HAMP domain-containing protein, which yields MSKKSSFKRKILVMSGLILAVSLTAVTFINSSIAKASITNRLLNFEIPAITNNIIALVQKDITSVSIGLSVIAEDPNIQQWIIDGEPEDLIPYINKRLTLTANRFNTMGCNLVVWGSKNYYEYVNNSYNIRKVLPEDTWLAEFNNSGVEVGVNAYTNYPPFGDVAFMNVRIDNNGDFLGVMSVAINLKDFVQSVNNTTIGDLGQNIMVDSSGVIRIHPNREYISNKNIKDEQGYIDQFNNINNRGSYSFSYLDNTGDTRYVNSVYLPQLDWYLITEASGNEIFKDINDAIVKTIIISIILLLVGYGILYIITTVVSKSLGKLTVAVDDISEGEGDLTKVISVNSRDEAGILGASLNLFISKLKDLVTNIKSVTTSSKELGEVLATNAEEISSTVVEIASTMNSINSKTDILTSQIDNSHKSVLKIRGQIVNLNENIEREGQYISESSAAIEQMVASVKMFLKYPKVKKRP from the coding sequence ATGAGCAAAAAAAGTAGTTTTAAAAGAAAGATTTTAGTAATGTCTGGTCTAATATTAGCAGTATCTTTAACTGCTGTTACCTTTATTAATAGTAGTATTGCCAAAGCTAGTATTACAAACAGGTTATTAAACTTTGAAATACCCGCAATAACTAATAATATTATTGCCCTGGTACAAAAGGATATTACCTCTGTATCTATTGGGTTATCAGTAATTGCTGAAGACCCTAATATACAACAGTGGATAATAGATGGAGAACCAGAGGATCTAATTCCCTATATAAATAAAAGGTTAACCTTAACTGCTAATAGGTTTAATACTATGGGGTGTAACCTTGTTGTATGGGGTAGTAAAAACTACTACGAATACGTTAATAATTCTTATAATATAAGAAAGGTTCTACCAGAGGATACCTGGCTTGCAGAGTTTAATAATAGTGGTGTAGAAGTTGGTGTAAACGCCTATACAAACTATCCTCCCTTTGGGGATGTAGCCTTTATGAATGTTAGAATAGATAATAATGGGGATTTTTTAGGGGTTATGTCTGTTGCTATAAATTTAAAGGATTTTGTTCAAAGTGTTAATAATACTACTATTGGAGATTTAGGACAAAATATTATGGTTGATTCTAGTGGGGTAATTAGGATACATCCCAATAGGGAGTACATTAGTAATAAAAATATAAAGGATGAACAGGGATACATAGACCAGTTTAATAATATTAATAATAGGGGTAGTTACAGTTTTAGCTATCTAGATAATACAGGGGATACCCGCTATGTAAATAGTGTATATTTACCCCAACTAGATTGGTACTTAATTACAGAGGCTAGTGGAAATGAGATTTTTAAGGATATTAATGATGCTATAGTAAAAACTATAATAATATCCATAATTCTACTACTTGTTGGTTATGGAATACTATATATAATTACAACTGTAGTCTCTAAAAGCCTTGGAAAACTAACAGTAGCTGTAGATGATATCTCCGAAGGGGAGGGGGATTTAACTAAAGTTATATCTGTTAACTCTAGGGACGAAGCTGGAATATTAGGGGCCTCCCTTAATCTATTTATTTCTAAACTTAAAGACCTGGTTACAAATATTAAAAGTGTTACAACTAGTAGTAAGGAGCTAGGGGAGGTTTTAGCTACCAATGCCGAGGAGATATCATCTACAGTTGTAGAGATAGCATCTACTATGAACTCTATAAACAGTAAAACAGATATTTTAACTAGCCAGATTGATAATTCCCACAAGTCTGTACTAAAAATACGGGGACAAATTGTAAATTTAAATGAGAATATAGAGAGGGAAGGCCAGTATATATCCGAGTCTTCTGCTGCAATTGAACAGATGGTAGCATCTGTTAAAATGTTTCTAAAATATCCGAAAGTAAAAAAGAGGCCATAG
- a CDS encoding DUF6675 family protein produces MRSLILSLIVFCISFNLFSVDLTSSDISRIESGSYALRERSNLNSLELLPESDLKKDFIENLKQYNPEICMEMLYIIDKSSVENSDTVSLLNSLIAFSDQVGVEYFSNRRQAMHPLIDESYFVAKDGKTPVADPVFSTVGQIKNRVYYQKDTTFDGNYYNLQTKITQNTVWLQTENLEKLKVYKIFKALDKGGVRTNILVTTNNDKLYLYILAAIKEEPKLKKILTYEVNIPYSFERRMNSIALWYLDRL; encoded by the coding sequence TTGAGAAGTTTAATATTAAGTTTAATTGTGTTTTGTATAAGTTTTAATCTATTTTCTGTGGATTTAACCAGTAGTGATATTAGCCGTATAGAGTCTGGAAGTTATGCATTAAGGGAGAGAAGTAATTTAAATAGTTTAGAATTACTACCAGAGAGTGATCTAAAAAAAGATTTTATAGAGAACCTTAAACAATACAACCCGGAAATATGTATGGAGATGTTATATATAATAGACAAAAGCAGTGTAGAAAATAGCGATACAGTATCCCTTCTAAATAGTTTAATAGCTTTTTCTGACCAGGTTGGAGTTGAGTACTTCTCTAATAGAAGACAAGCTATGCACCCACTTATAGATGAGTCATATTTTGTAGCAAAGGATGGGAAAACCCCGGTGGCCGACCCTGTTTTTTCTACGGTTGGTCAGATAAAAAATAGAGTTTATTACCAAAAAGATACCACTTTTGATGGAAACTATTATAACCTGCAAACAAAGATTACCCAAAATACTGTATGGTTACAGACTGAGAATTTAGAAAAACTTAAAGTTTACAAAATATTTAAGGCCCTAGATAAGGGTGGGGTTAGAACAAATATTTTAGTTACAACTAATAACGATAAACTATATTTATATATTTTAGCTGCAATAAAAGAGGAACCTAAGCTAAAAAAAATATTGACCTACGAAGTGAATATTCCCTACTCCTTTGAGAGAAGAATGAATTCCATTGCCTTATGGTATTTAGATAGATTATAA
- the tnpA gene encoding IS66 family insertion sequence element accessory protein TnpA: MKSRKSHEEWKLLVSEFNKSGQSVAAFSRENNLKASTFIYWVKMFSINTEKSNLVKIKPKTSNSKKTHDIKIIVNDTKIEICGVINSDKISKIIAVLMEVN, encoded by the coding sequence ATGAAAAGTCGAAAGAGCCACGAAGAGTGGAAATTATTAGTATCAGAGTTCAATAAATCAGGCCAGTCAGTTGCAGCTTTTAGTAGAGAAAATAACCTAAAAGCATCAACTTTTATTTATTGGGTTAAAATGTTCTCTATAAATACTGAAAAATCAAATTTGGTTAAGATAAAACCTAAAACGAGTAATTCTAAGAAAACTCATGATATTAAAATTATTGTTAATGATACAAAGATTGAGATCTGTGGAGTTATAAATTCAGATAAAATTAGTAAAATAATCGCTGTACTAATGGAAGTTAACTGA
- a CDS encoding sugar phosphate nucleotidyltransferase, protein MKNLILCGVIGSRLWPLSRTLMPKQFYPLITGKSLFEDTALV, encoded by the coding sequence ATGAAAAATTTAATACTTTGTGGTGTTATAGGCAGTAGGTTATGGCCTTTAAGTAGGACCTTGATGCCAAAACAGTTCTATCCACTAATTACTGGGAAATCTCTTTTTGAAGATACAGCCCTTGTTTAG
- a CDS encoding sugar nucleotide-binding protein, producing MDDQKSLAKRSAYTKLDSNKVEAVIGKEIPSWQSGIDRFLKEYLNLRL from the coding sequence GTGGATGATCAAAAATCATTGGCTAAAAGGTCGGCTTATACTAAACTGGATAGTAATAAAGTAGAGGCTGTCATTGGTAAAGAAATACCTAGTTGGCAGAGTGGAATAGATAGATTTTTAAAGGAGTATCTTAATTTAAGATTATGA
- a CDS encoding YecA family protein: protein MGLYIRLFQNFKTKIFKDTQNLHDLEYDFSSLEFGIEENGTMVIYRDLFPYSNQFIFEYNDKTYLLVDYYCLNSSCKCKDVFFVVFEVHDKKVEEKKGYSEILYNYSKGTWANEVSIDGIMNELLKKYPDINLNVKKRHEILRKIYKKYLNENTGLNLQQFNQYKKIGRNDPCICGSGKKYKRCCG, encoded by the coding sequence GTGGGATTATATATCCGTTTATTTCAGAACTTCAAAACTAAAATATTCAAAGATACTCAAAACTTGCATGATCTTGAATATGACTTTTCATCATTAGAATTTGGAATTGAAGAAAATGGAACAATGGTCATTTATCGAGATTTATTTCCCTATAGTAATCAGTTTATTTTTGAATACAATGACAAAACATACTTATTGGTAGATTATTATTGCCTTAACTCTAGCTGTAAATGTAAAGATGTCTTTTTTGTTGTATTTGAAGTTCATGATAAAAAGGTTGAAGAAAAAAAGGGCTATTCTGAAATATTATATAATTATTCTAAAGGAACATGGGCAAATGAAGTTTCAATAGACGGAATTATGAATGAATTACTAAAGAAATATCCAGATATTAATTTAAATGTCAAAAAAAGACATGAAATTCTTAGAAAAATCTATAAAAAATACTTAAATGAAAATACAGGTCTTAATTTACAACAGTTTAATCAATATAAAAAGATAGGAAGAAATGATCCCTGTATCTGTGGTAGTGGGAAAAAATATAAAAGGTGCTGTGGCTAA
- a CDS encoding sugar phosphate nucleotidyltransferase yields MKNLILCGGIGSRLWPLSRTLMPKQFPIYVGY; encoded by the coding sequence ATGAAAAATTTAATACTTTGTGGTGGAATTGGTAGTAGGTTATGGCCTCTAAGTAGAACTCTAATGCCAAAACAGTTCCCAATATATGTTGGCTACTGA